One window of Streptomyces sp. SUK 48 genomic DNA carries:
- a CDS encoding DUF4232 domain-containing protein, which produces MRMRAAIAVPAASAAVAALLLTAPPGQAAARAPRVAPCVQGELSLRAATVPHRSNVVRVSVTNRSGRTCAIDRVPLVTFGGLDGAALPVSGDGTGRLRLAAGATVHADVRTIVRAADPQARRAASVTVGDWTGRWGRVFAPARLGTGSKVAVWEPVTTSWQPSATAADRALGLRAQTRTSPKPKPAPTKTTPSPAPATTTPSPTAPASPSPAGSSPTSPVSPAATSPSPSPS; this is translated from the coding sequence ATGCGCATGCGCGCCGCCATCGCCGTACCCGCCGCTTCCGCCGCCGTGGCGGCCCTGCTGCTGACCGCGCCGCCGGGACAGGCGGCCGCCCGGGCCCCACGGGTGGCACCCTGCGTCCAGGGGGAGCTGTCACTGCGGGCGGCCACCGTGCCGCACCGGTCCAACGTGGTGCGCGTCAGCGTCACCAACCGCAGCGGGCGCACCTGCGCCATCGACCGGGTGCCGCTGGTGACGTTCGGCGGCCTGGACGGGGCCGCGCTCCCGGTGTCGGGGGACGGCACGGGCCGGCTGCGGCTCGCGGCGGGCGCGACCGTCCACGCCGATGTGCGCACCATCGTGCGCGCGGCGGACCCGCAGGCCCGCCGGGCGGCGTCGGTCACCGTCGGCGACTGGACGGGCCGCTGGGGCCGCGTGTTCGCGCCCGCCCGGCTCGGCACCGGGTCCAAGGTGGCCGTGTGGGAGCCGGTGACGACGTCCTGGCAGCCCTCGGCGACGGCCGCGGACCGGGCACTGGGGCTCCGCGCGCAGACCCGGACGAGCCCGAAGCCGAAGCCGGCCCCGACGAAGACGACGCCGAGCCCGGCCCCGGCCACCACGACGCCGAGCCCGACGGCCCCGGCCAGCCCGAGCCCGGCCGGTTCCTCGCCGACGAGCCCGGTCAGCCCGGCCGCGACCAGCCCGAGTCCCAGCCCCAGCTGA
- a CDS encoding alpha/beta hydrolase, with the protein MLAKLCTRSAVRRCAGTGVLALALLGSALPAPATAAPAPAAAGRPDLSRFYRQKVAWGACAGPGMPRDMQCGKVTVPLDYARPATGTLDLALARYRGTGRSPHSVLLNFGGPGGAGVNELAYGGKQFMELTNGYDVVTFDPRGVGRSSPVSCGDGGDQGAAVTGADADLAHPQALLRRLRQSADACARSSGAVLPYIGTVNAARDLDVIRQALGERKLNYLGFSYGTRLGSVYAAQFPHRVGRMALDGVDTLTESLAEQGVDGARGQQTALEDFLDWCARDTGCPFGRDRRTAGDTVVRLVRSLDRRPVTTDGGDPFSGQDLVAAIVQALYSKDLWPQLERALGSLTRDGDPRGIMGFAAGGAGPVLGRGAPRHDGLVDPQDVPADNLQAALMAINCADDPDRPSAARIAGDLKRLRAAYDEASPVFGRYRLTQVLMCYGRPRGSDFIRTGVKDVDTPRMLLVGTRGDPATPYPWAVRTAQRLGPAAVVLDNKGDGHTGYGSSVCVHRTVDDFLLHGSLPAYGSSCPADGKEWSVFPNRIDR; encoded by the coding sequence ATGCTGGCCAAGCTGTGCACGCGGTCCGCGGTGCGGCGCTGTGCGGGTACCGGAGTCCTCGCCCTGGCGCTGCTCGGCTCCGCACTGCCCGCACCCGCGACCGCGGCCCCGGCACCGGCCGCGGCGGGCCGCCCCGACCTGTCCCGGTTCTACCGGCAGAAGGTGGCCTGGGGCGCCTGCGCGGGCCCGGGGATGCCGCGGGACATGCAGTGCGGGAAGGTGACGGTCCCGCTGGACTACGCCCGTCCCGCGACCGGCACGCTCGATCTCGCGCTGGCCCGCTATCGCGGCACCGGCCGGTCCCCTCATTCGGTGCTGCTGAACTTCGGCGGCCCCGGCGGCGCCGGGGTGAACGAACTGGCGTACGGCGGAAAGCAGTTCATGGAACTGACCAACGGCTACGACGTGGTCACCTTCGACCCGCGCGGCGTCGGCCGCTCCTCCCCCGTCAGCTGCGGCGACGGCGGCGACCAGGGCGCGGCCGTCACCGGCGCGGACGCCGACCTCGCCCATCCCCAGGCGCTGCTGCGGCGGTTGCGGCAGAGCGCGGACGCGTGCGCGCGCAGTTCCGGTGCCGTGCTGCCGTACATAGGGACGGTGAACGCCGCCCGGGACCTGGACGTGATCCGCCAAGCCCTCGGTGAGCGGAAGCTCAACTACCTGGGATTCTCCTACGGGACACGGCTCGGCTCGGTGTACGCGGCCCAGTTCCCGCACCGCGTGGGGCGGATGGCGCTGGACGGCGTGGACACCCTGACCGAGTCGCTCGCCGAGCAGGGTGTCGACGGGGCGCGCGGGCAGCAGACCGCGCTGGAGGACTTCCTGGACTGGTGCGCGCGGGACACCGGCTGCCCGTTCGGGCGGGACCGGCGCACGGCGGGCGACACGGTGGTCCGGCTGGTGCGCTCGCTGGACCGGCGCCCGGTCACGACGGACGGCGGCGACCCGTTCTCCGGGCAGGACCTGGTGGCCGCCATCGTGCAGGCCCTGTACAGCAAGGACCTGTGGCCGCAGCTGGAGCGGGCGCTGGGCTCGCTGACCCGGGACGGGGACCCGCGGGGCATCATGGGCTTCGCCGCCGGCGGCGCCGGGCCGGTCCTGGGCCGGGGTGCCCCCCGGCACGACGGACTGGTCGACCCCCAGGACGTACCGGCCGACAATCTCCAGGCCGCCCTGATGGCGATCAACTGCGCGGACGACCCCGACCGGCCCTCCGCCGCCCGGATCGCCGGGGACCTGAAGCGGCTGCGGGCCGCGTACGACGAGGCGTCCCCCGTCTTCGGCCGCTACCGGCTCACCCAGGTGCTGATGTGCTACGGCCGCCCCAGGGGCAGCGACTTCATCCGCACCGGGGTGAAGGACGTCGACACGCCGCGGATGCTGCTGGTGGGCACCCGCGGCGACCCGGCGACGCCGTACCCGTGGGCCGTCAGGACCGCGCAGCGGCTCGGCCCCGCGGCCGTCGTCCTCGACAACAAGGGCGACGGGCACACCGGCTACGGCTCCTCCGTGTGCGTGCACCGCACGGTGGACGACTTCCTGCTCCACGGCTCCCTGCCCGCGTACGGCAGCTCCTGCCCGGCGGACGGGAAGGAGTGGAGCGTCTTCCCGAACCGCATCGACCGATGA
- a CDS encoding chaplin, whose amino-acid sequence MIAAVAASGAMALAWPVSAAFAADGASADGVAAGSPGLISGNGIQLPVDVPVNVCGNTVDVVGLLNPAMGNTCANEAGAARGGSTTSGGAAAHGAVHHSPGAISGNGIQLPVDLPVNVSGNSVNVVGLLNPAMGNTSVNGGGETPSHPVAPTPRPPAPPKSHPAKPHTPRPAPEPVTASLAHTGTDLTTPAAAGSAALLLTGTILYRRFRPSRMR is encoded by the coding sequence GTGATCGCCGCCGTCGCCGCCTCCGGTGCGATGGCCCTGGCGTGGCCGGTGTCCGCCGCGTTCGCGGCCGACGGCGCGAGCGCCGACGGTGTCGCGGCCGGCTCGCCCGGACTGATCTCCGGCAACGGCATCCAGCTGCCGGTGGACGTCCCGGTGAACGTGTGCGGCAACACGGTCGACGTGGTGGGGCTGCTGAACCCCGCCATGGGCAACACGTGCGCGAACGAGGCCGGTGCGGCCAGGGGCGGCTCGACCACCTCCGGCGGGGCCGCGGCCCACGGCGCCGTCCACCACTCCCCGGGAGCGATCTCGGGCAACGGGATCCAGCTCCCCGTCGACCTGCCGGTGAATGTCAGCGGCAACAGCGTCAATGTGGTGGGCCTGCTCAACCCGGCCATGGGCAACACCTCCGTCAACGGCGGCGGCGAGACCCCGAGCCACCCGGTGGCGCCCACCCCGCGGCCACCGGCCCCGCCCAAGTCCCACCCGGCCAAGCCGCACACCCCGCGGCCCGCGCCGGAGCCGGTCACCGCCTCGCTGGCCCACACCGGTACGGACCTGACCACCCCCGCGGCGGCCGGCAGCGCGGCGCTGCTGCTCACGGGCACCATCCTCTACCGCCGCTTCCGCCCGAGCCGTATGCGCTGA
- a CDS encoding GNAT family N-acetyltransferase, which yields MTSPAPHDLVVTRAGLADWPVISGWAAAEGWNPGLADGPAFFAQDPEGFFLGRIDGEPVSAVSVVTYGADYAFLGCYLVRPDLRGQGHGLTTWKTALAHAGTRTIGLDGVVAQQDNYRQSGFQLAYRTVRFTGTAPETDTPGGVRRAEPADLAAITAYDSACHPADRPRFLAEWLTAPGHHTAVRHHDGRLTGYGVIRPAREGLRVGPLFADTAEDARALFAALAREAAGRELAIDVPEPNAAGTALAEAAGLTPSFETARMYTGPVRAHAQDRVFGVTTLELG from the coding sequence ATGACTTCTCCCGCCCCCCACGACCTCGTCGTCACCCGGGCCGGCCTCGCCGACTGGCCGGTGATCAGCGGGTGGGCGGCGGCGGAGGGCTGGAACCCCGGACTCGCCGACGGACCCGCGTTCTTCGCCCAGGACCCCGAGGGCTTCTTCCTCGGCCGGATCGACGGAGAGCCGGTCTCGGCCGTCTCCGTCGTCACCTACGGCGCCGACTACGCCTTCCTCGGCTGCTACCTCGTCCGCCCCGACCTGCGCGGCCAGGGACACGGCCTCACCACCTGGAAGACCGCCCTGGCCCATGCCGGCACCCGCACCATCGGCCTCGACGGAGTCGTCGCCCAGCAGGACAACTACCGCCAGTCCGGCTTCCAGCTCGCCTACCGCACCGTCCGGTTCACCGGCACCGCCCCCGAGACGGACACCCCCGGGGGAGTCCGCCGGGCCGAGCCCGCCGACCTCGCCGCGATCACCGCCTACGACAGCGCCTGCCACCCCGCCGACCGCCCCCGCTTCCTCGCCGAGTGGCTCACCGCCCCGGGCCACCACACCGCCGTACGCCACCACGACGGGCGCCTCACCGGGTACGGCGTGATCCGCCCCGCCCGCGAGGGCCTGCGCGTCGGCCCGCTCTTCGCGGACACCGCCGAGGACGCCCGCGCCCTGTTCGCCGCGCTGGCCCGGGAGGCCGCAGGCCGCGAACTCGCCATCGACGTACCCGAACCCAACGCCGCCGGTACCGCCCTCGCCGAGGCCGCCGGGCTCACCCCCTCCTTCGAGACGGCCCGCATGTACACCGGCCCGGTCCGCGCCCATGCCCAGGACCGCGTCTTCGGCGTGACCACCCTCGAACTGGGCTAA
- a CDS encoding GNAT family N-acetyltransferase yields MEKNEILALYDRDLRRHAVPDGPGARVERVGEVVRQLADAHGWNGVLWTGLDEAGADAAIQEQIAAFTALGHDFEWKLYSHDRPADLGARLTAAGFRAEPAETLMIGEIDRLDLDARLPEGVRLVEVVDEAGVDLFIETHEKAFGTDGTRMRRRLLDQLAADPGAMAVVVALAGTETVSAARMELLPGTPFAGLWGGGTAEAWRGRGLYRALVAHRARIAATRGCRYLQVDASPMSRPILERLGFLALSTTTPYLYEITGS; encoded by the coding sequence ATGGAGAAGAACGAGATCCTCGCCCTGTACGACCGCGACCTGCGCCGACACGCCGTCCCCGACGGACCCGGCGCCCGTGTCGAACGCGTCGGGGAGGTGGTGCGGCAGCTCGCCGACGCGCACGGCTGGAACGGTGTGCTGTGGACCGGCCTCGACGAGGCGGGCGCGGACGCGGCGATCCAGGAGCAGATCGCCGCCTTCACCGCCCTCGGCCACGACTTCGAGTGGAAGCTCTACAGCCACGACCGGCCCGCCGACCTCGGCGCCCGGCTGACCGCGGCCGGATTTCGCGCCGAGCCGGCCGAGACGCTGATGATCGGCGAGATCGACCGGCTCGACCTGGACGCCCGGCTCCCCGAGGGCGTGCGGCTGGTGGAGGTCGTGGACGAGGCGGGCGTCGACCTCTTCATCGAGACGCACGAGAAGGCGTTCGGGACCGACGGGACCCGGATGCGCCGGCGGCTGCTCGACCAACTGGCCGCCGATCCCGGTGCGATGGCCGTCGTCGTCGCGCTGGCCGGGACGGAGACCGTCAGCGCCGCCCGGATGGAACTGTTGCCCGGCACCCCGTTCGCCGGTCTGTGGGGCGGCGGCACCGCCGAGGCGTGGCGGGGCCGGGGCCTGTACCGCGCCCTCGTCGCCCACCGCGCCCGGATCGCCGCCACCCGCGGCTGCCGCTACCTCCAGGTCGACGCCTCGCCGATGAGCCGCCCCATCCTGGAGCGGCTCGGCTTCCTCGCGCTGAGCACCACGACCCCGTACCTTTACGAGATCACGGGAAGCTGA
- a CDS encoding GlsB/YeaQ/YmgE family stress response membrane protein: MEISGIISAIVIGLIIGVLGRLVVPGRQHIGVLWTIVVGIVAALIGSAIAAGLGVADTKGPDWIEWLIQIALAAVGIAALDRAFARR, encoded by the coding sequence ATGGAGATTTCAGGCATCATCAGCGCGATCGTCATCGGCCTGATCATCGGCGTTCTGGGCCGGCTGGTCGTCCCGGGGCGGCAGCACATCGGGGTGCTGTGGACCATCGTCGTCGGCATCGTGGCCGCGCTGATCGGCTCCGCGATCGCGGCGGGGCTCGGGGTCGCGGACACCAAGGGGCCCGACTGGATCGAGTGGCTCATCCAGATCGCCCTGGCGGCGGTGGGGATCGCCGCCCTCGACCGGGCGTTCGCACGCCGTTGA
- a CDS encoding hydrolase: MLGSTRSRRRVTTALAGFGLLLTGAAVQVGASAPVQAATTHRVLFDNAHAETAGNADWVISTSQPDPLAQNASPQSETDWTGALSSWGVALQKTGDYSLKTLPSGQSLTYGGSSAQDLSNFDELVLPEPNTMFTTAEKTAIMNFVKNGGGLFMISDHTGADRNNDGNDAVEILNDLMTNNGVDNTDPFGFSIDALDVKSGYPAAISDSTDPVLNGSFGKVTKSLFADGTTATLKPADNAAAKGLVYRSGYSGNTGAFFLTSTFGAGRVAFWGDSSPIDDGTGSSGNTLYDGWNDTGATNAPLALNATAWLAGAGGTGGGTGGGTGGGGTGGGGTGTCTAGQLLGNNGFESGDTTWSASGKVITNAAGESAHSGSYYAWLDGYGTATTDTLSQPVAVPAGCTSAKLSFYLHVDTAETSTTTAYDTLKVQVLNGSGTVLGTLATYSNLNAGSGYTQRSFDLSGYAGQNITLQFTGTEGSKYQTSFVVDDTALNVS; encoded by the coding sequence ATGCTCGGATCCACGAGATCCCGACGCAGAGTCACCACCGCACTCGCCGGTTTCGGCCTGCTCCTGACCGGAGCCGCCGTCCAGGTCGGTGCGAGCGCCCCCGTTCAGGCGGCGACCACGCACCGCGTGCTGTTCGACAACGCCCACGCCGAGACGGCCGGCAACGCCGACTGGGTCATCTCCACCAGCCAGCCCGACCCGCTGGCCCAGAACGCCAGCCCGCAGTCCGAGACGGACTGGACCGGCGCGCTCTCCTCCTGGGGCGTGGCGCTCCAGAAGACCGGCGACTACAGCCTGAAGACGCTGCCTTCCGGCCAGAGCCTGACCTACGGCGGCTCGTCCGCGCAGGACCTGTCGAACTTCGACGAGCTGGTCCTGCCGGAGCCCAACACGATGTTCACCACCGCCGAGAAGACGGCGATCATGAACTTCGTGAAGAACGGCGGCGGGCTGTTCATGATCTCCGACCACACCGGTGCCGACCGCAACAACGACGGCAACGACGCGGTCGAGATCCTCAACGACCTGATGACGAACAACGGCGTGGACAACACCGACCCGTTCGGCTTCTCCATCGACGCGCTGGACGTCAAGTCCGGCTATCCGGCCGCGATCAGCGACAGCACCGACCCGGTGCTGAACGGCTCCTTCGGCAAGGTCACCAAGAGCCTGTTCGCCGACGGTACGACCGCCACCCTCAAGCCCGCCGACAACGCGGCCGCCAAGGGCCTGGTCTACCGCAGCGGTTACTCGGGCAACACCGGTGCCTTCTTCCTGACCAGCACCTTCGGCGCCGGACGCGTCGCGTTCTGGGGCGACAGCTCCCCGATCGACGACGGCACCGGCAGCTCCGGCAACACCCTGTACGACGGCTGGAACGACACCGGCGCCACCAACGCGCCGCTCGCCCTGAACGCCACCGCGTGGCTCGCCGGTGCCGGCGGCACCGGCGGCGGGACCGGTGGTGGCACCGGCGGCGGTGGCACGGGTGGCGGCGGCACCGGCACCTGCACCGCGGGCCAGCTGCTCGGCAACAACGGCTTCGAGTCGGGCGACACCACCTGGAGCGCGTCCGGCAAGGTCATCACCAACGCCGCGGGCGAGTCGGCCCACTCGGGTTCGTACTACGCCTGGCTCGACGGCTACGGCACCGCCACCACCGACACGCTCTCCCAGCCGGTGGCCGTCCCGGCGGGCTGCACCTCGGCCAAGCTGAGCTTCTACCTGCACGTCGACACGGCCGAGACCTCGACCACCACCGCCTACGACACCCTCAAGGTGCAGGTGCTGAACGGCTCCGGCACGGTGCTGGGCACCCTGGCGACGTACTCGAACCTCAACGCCGGCTCGGGCTACACCCAGCGCAGCTTCGACCTCAGCGGCTACGCCGGACAGAACATCACCCTTCAGTTCACCGGCACCGAGGGCTCCAAGTACCAGACCTCGTTCGTCGTGGACGACACCGCGCTCAACGTGAGCTGA
- a CDS encoding sugar-binding domain-containing protein, with amino-acid sequence MFPRPAPGHRLATATGLLALLGYLTTGVWADPHLPVPPLRPVAELKASTRITQVPSAAGTATPLAAFAVQSTAKVGDSPAAVSSPGYAARGWYPAGPRSTVLAALLAAGVYDDPFRSTNLAKIPKADFEVPWWYRSDFTVADTARRTHLDFSGVVSAADVYVNGRRVAAARDVTGAYTHHELDVTALVRPGVNTVAFRVRPNEPSKDLTIGWLDWLQPPPDRNMGIVRDVLVRRGGPVALRDTHVVTRLAVPSLATAGLTVRARARNDSDAAVTAEVTGAIGATRFGRTVRLAAHETRTVTFSPADVPGLRLAAPRVWWPAGMGGQPLYGLDLTARVAGATSDTAHESFGIRDVQAPLNAAGARQYRINGRPLLIKGGGWSPDEFLRWDRTYAEDRLRYAVDLGLNTLRLEGHLEPDEFFGLADRYGVLTLPGWECCTKWEGQVNGTENGEKWTPADYPVAKASMAAEAARLRDHPSVISFLIGSDFAPDATIEKNYLDALRAADWNLPVVSAASDKSSPRLGSSGMKMTGPYDWVPPDYWYAKREGGATGFNSETSAGPSIPTLDTLRRMLTPAELDSLWQDPGARQYHRSPSATFGTLSLYDAALAARYGAPTGLADYVRKAQLAQYENVRAQFEAYERNATDAEQPATGVIHWMFNSGWTSLHWQLTDRYLDQGGAYFGAKKANEPLHIQYGYDDHSVTVVNNRPGAARGLTARATLFDPDGTQRYDGAAADLSVPGDGAHTDALTLPDSVPGLARTYLLRLVLTDAGGREVSRNVYWLSARQDTLDWPRTTWWYTPTTGYADLTGLASMAPASVAATATTRSGGGTSTTTVTLRNTTDGRTPSLLTDVHLVDGRGAPVLPVRWSDNEVGLWPGESVTLTAVYRTADLRGAAPRVRVSGWNTPQRTVPAA; translated from the coding sequence GTGTTCCCTCGCCCCGCCCCCGGCCATCGACTCGCCACGGCCACCGGGCTCCTCGCCCTGCTGGGCTACCTCACCACCGGCGTCTGGGCCGACCCGCACCTCCCCGTGCCGCCGCTGCGGCCGGTCGCGGAGCTGAAGGCGTCCACCCGGATCACCCAGGTGCCCTCGGCCGCCGGCACCGCCACCCCGCTCGCCGCCTTCGCCGTCCAGTCCACGGCGAAGGTGGGCGACTCCCCCGCGGCCGTCTCCTCCCCCGGCTACGCGGCGCGCGGCTGGTACCCGGCGGGCCCGCGCTCCACGGTGCTGGCCGCGCTGCTGGCCGCCGGGGTGTACGACGACCCGTTCCGCTCCACCAACCTGGCGAAGATCCCGAAGGCCGACTTCGAGGTGCCCTGGTGGTACCGCTCGGACTTCACCGTCGCCGACACCGCGCGCCGCACCCACCTCGACTTCAGCGGGGTCGTCTCCGCCGCCGACGTGTACGTCAACGGCCGCCGGGTGGCCGCCGCCCGGGACGTCACCGGCGCCTACACCCATCACGAGCTGGACGTCACCGCCCTGGTGCGCCCCGGCGTCAACACGGTCGCCTTCCGGGTCCGGCCCAACGAGCCGAGCAAGGACCTGACCATCGGCTGGCTGGACTGGCTCCAGCCGCCGCCCGACCGGAACATGGGCATCGTCCGGGACGTCCTGGTGCGCCGGGGCGGCCCGGTGGCGCTGCGCGACACCCATGTGGTCACGAGGCTGGCCGTGCCGTCCCTCGCCACCGCCGGCCTCACGGTCCGGGCGCGGGCCCGCAACGACTCCGACGCGGCCGTCACCGCCGAGGTCACCGGCGCCATCGGCGCGACACGCTTCGGCAGGACGGTCCGGCTCGCCGCGCACGAGACCCGGACCGTCACCTTCTCGCCCGCCGACGTGCCCGGACTGCGCCTGGCCGCGCCCAGGGTGTGGTGGCCGGCCGGGATGGGCGGGCAGCCGCTGTACGGCCTCGACCTGACCGCGCGCGTGGCGGGCGCGACCTCCGACACCGCGCACGAGTCCTTCGGCATCCGTGACGTCCAGGCACCGCTGAACGCGGCGGGGGCCCGCCAGTACCGGATCAACGGCCGCCCGCTGCTGATCAAGGGCGGTGGCTGGTCGCCGGACGAGTTCCTGCGCTGGGACCGCACCTACGCTGAGGACCGGCTGCGCTACGCCGTCGACCTGGGCCTGAACACCCTGCGCCTGGAGGGCCACCTGGAGCCGGACGAGTTCTTCGGGCTGGCCGACCGGTACGGGGTGCTCACCCTGCCGGGCTGGGAGTGCTGCACCAAGTGGGAGGGGCAGGTCAACGGCACGGAGAACGGAGAGAAGTGGACCCCGGCCGACTACCCGGTGGCGAAGGCGTCGATGGCCGCCGAGGCCGCCCGGCTGCGGGACCACCCGAGCGTGATCTCCTTCCTGATCGGCAGCGACTTCGCGCCCGACGCGACGATCGAGAAGAACTACCTGGACGCGCTGCGGGCCGCCGACTGGAACCTCCCGGTCGTCTCCGCCGCCTCCGACAAGTCCTCGCCACGGCTCGGCAGTTCGGGCATGAAGATGACCGGCCCCTACGACTGGGTGCCGCCGGACTACTGGTACGCCAAGCGCGAGGGCGGCGCCACCGGCTTCAACTCCGAGACCAGCGCGGGCCCGAGCATCCCCACCCTGGACACCCTGCGCCGGATGCTCACCCCGGCCGAGCTGGACAGCCTCTGGCAGGACCCCGGGGCCCGGCAGTACCACCGCTCGCCGTCCGCCACCTTCGGCACGCTCTCGCTCTACGACGCCGCGCTCGCCGCCCGCTACGGCGCCCCCACCGGCCTCGCCGACTACGTCCGCAAGGCCCAGCTGGCCCAGTACGAGAACGTGCGGGCGCAGTTCGAGGCGTACGAACGCAACGCGACGGATGCCGAGCAGCCGGCGACCGGGGTGATCCACTGGATGTTCAACAGCGGCTGGACGTCCCTGCACTGGCAGCTGACGGACCGCTATCTCGACCAGGGCGGCGCCTACTTCGGCGCGAAGAAGGCCAACGAGCCGCTGCACATCCAGTACGGGTACGACGACCACTCGGTGACGGTGGTGAACAACCGGCCCGGGGCGGCACGCGGTCTCACCGCGCGGGCCACGCTCTTCGACCCGGACGGCACCCAGCGCTACGACGGGGCGGCCGCCGATCTGTCGGTGCCCGGGGACGGGGCGCACACGGACGCGCTGACCCTGCCGGACTCGGTGCCCGGGCTGGCGCGGACGTACCTGCTGCGGCTGGTGCTGACCGACGCGGGCGGCCGGGAGGTGAGCCGGAACGTGTACTGGCTCTCCGCCCGGCAGGACACGCTCGACTGGCCGCGCACCACCTGGTGGTACACCCCGACGACCGGTTACGCCGACCTCACCGGGCTGGCCTCGATGGCACCGGCGTCGGTGGCGGCGACCGCCACCACCCGTTCGGGAGGCGGTACGTCGACCACCACGGTGACCCTGCGCAACACCACCGACGGGCGGACGCCCTCGCTGCTGACGGACGTGCACCTGGTCGACGGGCGCGGGGCGCCGGTGCTGCCGGTGCGCTGGTCGGACAACGAGGTGGGGCTGTGGCCGGGCGAGTCGGTGACGCTGACCGCCGTCTACCGGACGGCCGATCTGCGCGGCGCGGCCCCGCGGGTGCGGGTCTCCGGGTGGAACACCCCGCAGCGGACCGTGCCGGCGGCATGA
- a CDS encoding APC family permease, translated as MSGSPPPPGGLVRRVGLFQATAINMSQMCGIGPFVTIPLMVAAFGGPQAVVGFVAGAVLALCDGLVWAELGAALPGSGGSYVYLREAFRYRTGRLMPFLFVWTAMLFVPLIMSTGVVGFVQYLGYLLPGLDGPAGDLTGLGVIALVVLLLWRGIEHIARITAVMWTVMIASVVLVIAAAATDFSPRLAFTYPAGAFDLTGGHFWAGFAAGLTIGVYDYLGYNTTAYMGAEIKDPGRVLPRSIVYSILGIMAIYLLLQIGTLGVVDWHRMSDPGDIASTSVASAVLERTWGRGAADTVTVLILITAFASVFTGLLGGSRVPYDAARDRVFFRPYARLHPRHRFPTLGLATMGVITAVGFLIGRHTDLATLIQLLTTVMVIVQALAQIVALTVLRARRPDLRRPYRMWLYPLPSLVAFAGWCVIYAGADRNSPGRHPVEWSLAWLVLGCAAFLVWARREKVWPFGAKETAEERPAGRDAETV; from the coding sequence ATGTCCGGTAGCCCGCCGCCCCCGGGCGGCCTCGTCCGCCGGGTCGGGCTGTTCCAGGCCACGGCCATCAACATGAGCCAGATGTGCGGCATCGGCCCGTTCGTCACCATCCCGCTGATGGTCGCCGCGTTCGGGGGTCCCCAGGCGGTCGTCGGGTTCGTCGCGGGCGCGGTGCTTGCGCTGTGCGACGGACTCGTCTGGGCCGAACTGGGCGCCGCGCTGCCCGGCTCCGGCGGCAGTTACGTCTATCTGCGCGAGGCGTTCCGGTACCGCACCGGCAGGCTGATGCCGTTCCTGTTCGTGTGGACGGCGATGCTGTTCGTGCCGCTGATCATGTCCACGGGCGTGGTCGGCTTCGTGCAGTACCTCGGCTATCTCCTGCCCGGCCTCGACGGCCCGGCCGGCGATCTGACCGGCCTCGGCGTCATCGCCCTGGTCGTGCTGCTGCTGTGGCGCGGCATCGAGCACATCGCGCGGATCACGGCCGTGATGTGGACCGTGATGATCGCCTCGGTGGTCCTGGTGATCGCCGCCGCCGCGACGGACTTCAGCCCGCGTCTCGCCTTCACCTACCCGGCGGGCGCCTTCGACCTGACCGGTGGTCACTTCTGGGCCGGCTTCGCCGCGGGCCTGACCATCGGCGTCTACGACTACCTCGGCTACAACACCACCGCCTACATGGGCGCCGAGATCAAGGACCCCGGCCGCGTGCTGCCGCGCTCCATCGTCTACTCGATCCTCGGCATCATGGCGATCTACCTGCTGCTCCAGATCGGCACGCTCGGCGTCGTCGACTGGCACCGGATGAGCGACCCGGGCGACATCGCGTCCACCTCGGTGGCCTCCGCGGTCCTGGAGCGGACCTGGGGCAGGGGCGCCGCGGACACGGTCACCGTGCTCATCCTGATCACCGCCTTCGCCTCCGTGTTCACGGGCCTGCTGGGCGGCTCCCGGGTGCCGTACGACGCCGCGCGCGACCGGGTCTTCTTCCGGCCGTACGCCAGGCTGCACCCCCGGCACCGCTTCCCCACGCTGGGCCTGGCGACCATGGGCGTGATCACCGCGGTCGGCTTCCTGATCGGCCGGCACACCGATCTGGCGACCCTGATCCAGCTGCTCACCACCGTGATGGTGATCGTGCAGGCGCTGGCCCAGATCGTCGCCCTGACGGTGCTGCGCGCCCGGCGGCCCGACCTGCGCCGCCCGTACCGCATGTGGCTCTACCCGCTGCCGTCCCTGGTGGCCTTCGCCGGCTGGTGCGTGATCTATGCCGGTGCCGACCGGAACTCACCGGGCCGGCACCCCGTCGAATGGTCCCTGGCCTGGCTGGTCCTCGGCTGCGCGGCCTTCCTGGTCTGGGCGCGGCGGGAGAAGGTCTGGCCGTTCGGGGCGAAGGAGACCGCCGAGGAGCGCCCGGCCGGACGGGACGCCGAGACCGTATGA